Proteins encoded within one genomic window of Solibaculum mannosilyticum:
- the dusB gene encoding tRNA dihydrouridine synthase DusB, which yields MHIGSYQIEGRAVLAPMAGVADRAFRELCAGYGAAMTTSEMVSSKGLVYGDRKSAQLLQYGEEERPIALQIFGDDPAIMAQATSMVMEYHPDIIDINMGCPAPKIVNNGCGSALMRNPGLCGRLVEAVVGAADVPVTVKIRKGWDAQSVNAVEVAKVCEQAGAAAITVHGRTRDQMYAPTADWDIIKAVKQAVAVPVIGNGDVFRPEDAARLLEETGCDAVMVGRGALGTPWIFREINAWLDHHCMLPLPGIKERMFVMLKHIKRMCELKGERGGMLEARKHAAWYMKGLRGAPGFRAQAGALSTFADAERLAMAVLSQAEPGANPP from the coding sequence TTGCACATTGGATCATACCAGATCGAGGGACGGGCTGTATTGGCGCCTATGGCGGGGGTGGCGGATCGTGCCTTCCGGGAGCTGTGCGCCGGATACGGCGCCGCTATGACAACCTCTGAGATGGTCAGCAGCAAAGGGCTTGTGTATGGGGATCGGAAGTCGGCCCAGCTGTTGCAATATGGGGAAGAGGAACGGCCCATCGCCTTGCAGATTTTTGGCGATGATCCGGCCATTATGGCCCAGGCCACCAGTATGGTGATGGAATACCATCCGGATATTATTGATATTAACATGGGATGCCCGGCGCCTAAAATCGTCAACAACGGCTGCGGCAGCGCCTTGATGCGAAATCCCGGCCTGTGCGGCCGGTTGGTGGAGGCGGTGGTAGGAGCGGCCGACGTCCCAGTCACAGTCAAGATCCGCAAAGGGTGGGACGCACAATCGGTTAACGCCGTGGAGGTGGCCAAGGTGTGCGAGCAGGCCGGCGCCGCGGCCATTACAGTGCACGGCAGGACGCGGGATCAAATGTATGCTCCCACCGCCGATTGGGATATTATCAAAGCGGTCAAGCAGGCGGTCGCCGTACCGGTCATCGGCAATGGCGATGTTTTCCGCCCGGAGGATGCCGCACGTCTTTTGGAGGAGACGGGATGTGACGCCGTCATGGTAGGACGCGGGGCGTTGGGGACTCCCTGGATTTTCCGGGAAATTAACGCCTGGCTGGATCATCATTGTATGCTTCCCCTGCCTGGCATCAAGGAGCGCATGTTTGTCATGCTCAAGCATATCAAGCGCATGTGTGAACTCAAAGGGGAACGGGGAGGCATGCTGGAGGCCCGCAAGCATGCCGCATGGTATATGAAAGGCTTGCGAGGCGCACCGGGTTTCCGGGCACAGGCAGGCGCTTTATCCACCTTTGCCGATGCAGAAAGGCTGGCCATGGCCGTTTTGTCCCAGGCAGAACCTGGAGCCAATCCGCCCTAA
- the polA gene encoding DNA polymerase I, giving the protein MKLLVLDGNSILNRAFYGIRILSTKDGRPTNGIYGFLTILLKLLEDLSPDGVAAAFDLRAPTFRHKMYAGYKANRKGMPPELAAQLDPLKEILTAMGVHVLACEGWEADDILGTLAKACRDDKDQCIIATGDRDSLQLVGDGVTVRLAYTKQGRPEATLYDQKAIEEEYGILPRQLIDVKALQGDNSDNIPGVAGIGPKTACSLIQQFGSLDGVYGHLDDPSMKKAVRNKLEAGRDSAYLSRELGVIRTDAPVDLEPSHYLLSKRDDGVLARLLAHQELFSLIERLSLTTSAPVPSEESPQAHSTLSFVPQPQGQEMLRCLEEAGHIGLAPVWEEGTLKSFMVRAGDTLFCLKDNFQALSSLDVPLLCEDSKDITKAFLDQDILLPEHLVDIQLAAYLLNPSGSGYDALRLAQEYDIPTPSIPDDIPDPEAAVRAAVLPPLAEKLLGQVEQNGQHELFYTIELPLARVLAEMERVGFAVDQEGIREFGLQLDGRIQEITAAIFDLVGYEFNLNSPKQLGEALFIKLGLPAKKKTKTGYSTNAEVLESLADAHPAVAMLLEYRQLAKLKSTYCDGLLKVIGADGRVRSTLNQTETRTGRISSTEPNLQNIPIRTQLGREMRRFFKAKDGWVLCDADYSQIELRVLAHMANDPAMIDAFRTGEDIHQITASQVFHMPPEMVTPLMRSRAKAVNFGIVYGIGAFSLAKDIGVSRAEASNYIKGYFATYAGVKRYMDQVVEDAKKEGYAQTLFGRRRYLPELTSSNANLRAFGERVARNMPIQGTAADIIKIAMIRVRDRLKAEGLKARMILQVHDELLVEAPLDEAERASAILREEMEAAAQMAVPLKVDVGQGETWYDAH; this is encoded by the coding sequence TTGAAACTTCTCGTCCTGGATGGAAACAGCATCTTAAACCGCGCTTTTTACGGCATCCGTATCCTGAGCACCAAGGACGGCCGTCCCACCAACGGCATCTACGGTTTTCTCACCATTCTCCTCAAGCTGCTGGAGGATTTGTCCCCCGACGGCGTAGCCGCCGCTTTCGATCTGCGCGCCCCCACCTTCCGGCACAAGATGTACGCCGGTTACAAGGCCAACCGCAAGGGGATGCCGCCGGAATTGGCCGCTCAATTGGACCCTCTCAAGGAAATCCTGACGGCGATGGGTGTGCATGTCCTGGCCTGCGAGGGCTGGGAGGCCGACGATATCCTGGGCACCTTGGCCAAGGCCTGCCGGGATGACAAAGACCAATGCATCATCGCCACCGGGGACCGGGATTCCCTCCAGCTGGTGGGGGACGGCGTCACTGTGCGCCTGGCCTATACCAAACAGGGACGTCCCGAGGCCACCCTATATGACCAGAAGGCCATTGAGGAGGAATATGGGATTTTACCCCGTCAGCTCATTGACGTCAAGGCGCTACAGGGGGACAATTCCGACAATATCCCCGGTGTGGCGGGCATCGGGCCTAAAACAGCTTGTTCGCTCATCCAGCAGTTCGGTTCGCTGGACGGGGTATATGGGCATCTCGACGATCCATCCATGAAGAAGGCCGTTCGGAATAAGCTGGAGGCGGGCAGGGATTCCGCCTATCTCAGCCGGGAGCTGGGCGTCATCCGCACCGATGCGCCGGTGGATTTGGAGCCCAGCCACTATCTTTTATCCAAACGGGACGACGGTGTGTTGGCGCGTCTTCTGGCCCATCAGGAGCTCTTCTCCCTCATCGAGCGGTTAAGCCTGACGACATCGGCTCCCGTTCCATCTGAGGAATCCCCTCAGGCTCATTCTACTTTGTCTTTTGTCCCCCAGCCCCAAGGTCAAGAGATGCTCCGGTGTTTGGAAGAAGCCGGCCATATCGGCCTTGCCCCCGTGTGGGAGGAGGGAACGCTTAAATCTTTTATGGTCCGGGCGGGAGACACTCTTTTTTGCCTCAAAGATAACTTTCAGGCTCTCTCCTCCTTGGATGTCCCCCTTTTGTGCGAGGACAGCAAGGATATCACCAAGGCTTTCCTGGATCAGGACATCCTTTTGCCGGAGCATCTGGTGGATATCCAGCTGGCGGCCTATCTGTTAAACCCCTCCGGGTCGGGCTACGATGCGCTGCGTCTGGCACAGGAATACGATATCCCTACCCCGTCGATTCCCGACGATATCCCGGACCCCGAGGCCGCTGTCCGTGCGGCGGTGCTGCCTCCCCTGGCTGAAAAACTGCTGGGACAAGTCGAGCAAAACGGACAACACGAACTATTTTACACCATTGAACTCCCATTGGCCAGAGTCCTGGCCGAGATGGAACGGGTAGGGTTTGCCGTGGATCAAGAGGGCATCCGCGAGTTCGGCCTTCAGCTGGACGGCCGCATCCAGGAGATCACCGCTGCTATTTTTGACTTAGTTGGATATGAATTCAATCTCAATTCCCCCAAGCAATTGGGAGAGGCTTTGTTTATCAAATTAGGTCTCCCGGCCAAGAAAAAGACTAAAACCGGTTATTCCACCAATGCCGAGGTGTTGGAGAGCCTGGCCGACGCTCATCCGGCAGTGGCTATGCTGCTGGAATACCGTCAGCTTGCCAAACTCAAGTCCACCTACTGCGACGGTCTGTTAAAGGTCATCGGGGCGGATGGACGGGTGCGTTCCACCCTCAATCAGACCGAAACCCGTACCGGCCGCATCAGCTCCACCGAACCCAATCTACAAAATATCCCCATCCGCACCCAGTTGGGCCGTGAGATGCGCCGCTTCTTCAAGGCGAAGGATGGATGGGTCTTGTGCGATGCCGACTACAGTCAAATTGAACTGCGTGTTCTGGCCCATATGGCAAACGACCCCGCCATGATCGACGCTTTCCGCACGGGAGAGGATATTCATCAGATTACCGCTTCTCAGGTATTCCATATGCCGCCTGAGATGGTGACTCCCCTCATGCGCAGCCGGGCTAAGGCCGTCAATTTCGGCATCGTATACGGCATCGGCGCCTTCTCCCTGGCCAAGGATATCGGCGTCTCCCGGGCCGAGGCCAGCAATTATATCAAGGGATATTTCGCCACGTATGCAGGCGTGAAACGGTATATGGATCAAGTGGTGGAGGATGCCAAAAAAGAGGGGTACGCCCAAACCTTATTTGGACGGCGCCGGTATTTGCCGGAGCTCACCTCTTCCAATGCCAATCTCCGCGCCTTTGGGGAACGCGTAGCACGTAATATGCCGATCCAAGGTACGGCGGCTGATATCATTAAAATCGCTATGATCCGGGTACGGGATCGTCTCAAAGCAGAGGGATTAAAGGCCCGGATGATCCTTCAGGTACACGATGAATTATTGGTGGAAGCTCCTTTGGATGAAGCTGAACGGGCATCGGCCATCCTGCGGGAGGAGATGGAAGCGGCCGCTCAGATGGCTGTCCCCCTCAAGGTGGACGTCGGCCAGGGTGAAACCTGGTACGATGCCCACTAG
- a CDS encoding low molecular weight phosphatase family protein, giving the protein MKILFVCTGNTCRSPMAAAIAEQKLSQAGRDDIQVDSAGLAVFGADPAASNAIEAMAGMGVDLKAHRSRALRFDELPSTDWFVAMTPSHAAALSSAGVSPDRIYVLNVPDPFGGNLEVYRQSRDQISTAVDRFLKEVLSCD; this is encoded by the coding sequence ATGAAAATCCTCTTTGTTTGTACCGGCAACACCTGCCGTAGTCCCATGGCGGCGGCCATAGCCGAACAAAAATTATCCCAGGCCGGTCGGGATGATATCCAGGTAGACAGTGCTGGTCTGGCAGTATTCGGCGCTGATCCGGCGGCATCCAATGCCATAGAAGCCATGGCGGGAATGGGCGTCGATTTAAAGGCTCATCGATCCCGTGCTCTGCGTTTCGACGAGCTCCCCTCTACCGATTGGTTTGTAGCCATGACCCCCTCCCATGCCGCTGCTCTTAGCTCGGCCGGTGTGTCCCCCGACCGTATCTATGTACTTAATGTCCCCGATCCCTTCGGCGGCAACTTGGAGGTCTATCGCCAATCCAGGGATCAAATCAGCACGGCGGTGGATCGGTTCCTGAAAGAGGTGCTCTCCTGTGACTGA
- the rimI gene encoding ribosomal protein S18-alanine N-acetyltransferase, whose product MTDGRSPSEGSLYIVPMSEADIPHLTKLEAICFSSPWSEQGLRDELYNPNAVFLVAKREESILGYLGFYHILDQGDIANVAVFPEARRLGVASSLLRAAVDYAHSHGICRMTLEVRPSNIPALKLYEAFGFVEVGRRRRFYVKPDEDALILAREFSST is encoded by the coding sequence GTGACTGACGGCCGTTCTCCTTCAGAGGGCAGCTTATATATAGTCCCCATGTCGGAGGCTGATATTCCTCATTTGACCAAATTGGAAGCCATTTGCTTCTCCTCTCCATGGAGCGAACAGGGACTTCGGGATGAGCTCTACAATCCCAATGCCGTCTTTCTAGTGGCCAAACGTGAAGAAAGCATCCTGGGATACCTGGGATTTTACCATATCCTAGATCAGGGAGATATCGCCAATGTGGCGGTGTTCCCGGAGGCACGGCGTTTGGGTGTGGCCTCCTCCCTTTTGAGGGCTGCTGTGGACTATGCCCATTCCCACGGTATCTGCCGCATGACATTGGAGGTGCGTCCCTCCAACATTCCCGCCCTCAAGCTCTACGAAGCCTTTGGTTTTGTGGAAGTGGGACGGCGGCGGCGATTTTACGTCAAGCCCGATGAGGATGCCCTCATTTTGGCCCGTGAATTCTCATCCACGTGA
- the tsaD gene encoding tRNA (adenosine(37)-N6)-threonylcarbamoyltransferase complex transferase subunit TsaD, which translates to MHLLAIESSCDETAAAVVDDGRKILSSVVASQVEEHKLYGGVVPEIASRRHVESISGVVRQALEEADLSLDQIDAIAVTYAPGLIGALLVGVNFAKGLALAAGKPLVPVHHLRSHIAANYLAHPDLEPPFLALVASGGHSHIIEVKDYTAFHVLGRTRDDAAGEAFDKAARSMGLPYPGGVHMDKVSQHGNADAFHFPHPKVDGAPYDFSFSGLKTSVINMIHNAGQKGEELPLSDLAASFQKAVVDVLCDRVMKAAGDTGAKRIVLAGGVSANSRLRSEMQKLCEQKGLPLFLPPLNLCGDNAAMVGSQGYYEYLAGHLAGPDLNATANMSIDQIKIGRLA; encoded by the coding sequence ATGCACCTGTTAGCCATTGAATCCTCCTGCGATGAGACGGCCGCTGCTGTAGTGGACGACGGCCGAAAAATTTTGTCGTCGGTGGTGGCCTCCCAGGTGGAGGAACATAAATTATACGGTGGCGTGGTTCCGGAGATCGCTTCCCGACGTCATGTGGAATCCATCTCGGGAGTGGTCCGTCAGGCCCTGGAGGAGGCCGATCTCTCTCTCGACCAGATTGATGCCATAGCTGTCACCTATGCCCCGGGTCTTATAGGCGCTTTACTGGTGGGCGTCAATTTCGCCAAGGGATTGGCTTTGGCTGCCGGCAAGCCCTTGGTACCGGTCCATCATCTTCGGTCTCACATTGCCGCCAATTATCTAGCCCATCCGGATCTTGAACCTCCCTTTTTGGCTCTGGTAGCCTCGGGCGGGCACAGTCATATCATTGAGGTAAAGGATTACACAGCCTTCCACGTCTTGGGCCGCACAAGGGATGACGCCGCCGGCGAGGCCTTTGACAAAGCCGCCCGTTCCATGGGACTTCCCTATCCGGGCGGGGTTCATATGGATAAGGTCTCCCAGCACGGTAATGCCGACGCTTTCCACTTCCCTCATCCCAAAGTCGACGGCGCCCCATACGATTTCTCTTTTTCCGGACTCAAGACATCGGTCATTAACATGATCCATAACGCAGGTCAAAAAGGGGAAGAGCTCCCTCTGTCCGATCTGGCTGCCTCCTTCCAGAAGGCAGTGGTGGACGTTCTGTGCGATCGTGTGATGAAGGCTGCCGGTGATACCGGCGCCAAACGCATTGTACTGGCGGGCGGTGTTTCCGCCAATTCCCGACTGCGCAGCGAGATGCAGAAGTTATGTGAACAAAAGGGCCTCCCCTTATTCTTGCCGCCTCTCAATCTATGTGGTGACAACGCCGCTATGGTAGGGTCTCAAGGGTACTACGAATACCTGGCCGGACACTTAGCCGGACCTGATTTAAATGCCACAGCCAATATGTCCATTGATCAGATAAAAATCGGACGTTTGGCTTAA
- a CDS encoding phosphoenolpyruvate carboxykinase (GTP): MALTTNPHVLKWIDESIALVKPDKVVWIDGSEEQLNELREQAMATGEMIKLNEEKLPGCFLHRTAINDVARVEGRTFICSRKEEDAGPTNNWMDPKEAYEKVGKLYDGAMKGRTAYIIPYSMGPIGSPFSKAGVEITDSIYVVLNMAIMTRMGKDVFTALGDSNDFVRGLHAKADLDEENRYILHFPEDNTIWSINSGYGGNVLLGKKCFALRIASYQGKNEGWMAEHMLILGLENPQGEVKYVAAAFPSACGKTNLAMLIPPEVYRNKGYKVWCVGDDIAWLRIGPDGRLWAVNPENGFFGVAPGTNEKSNPNALASTRQGTIFTNVVHNLDDNTVWWEGLDKNPPRNALNWKGEKWDGATATEKGAHPNSRFTAPAKNCPCVSPEFDSSTGVPISAIIFGGRRAKTAPLVYQSRDWDNGVFVGSIMASETTAAATGAVGVVRRDPMAMLPFCGYHMGDYFQHWIDMGKKLGDKAPKIFNVNWFRTDDEGNFIWPGFGDNMRVLDWIIKRTENQADAQETAIGYVPKAEDINLDGLDFSIDTLKGILEVDKDLWTQEAEGITEFYKKFGDHLPKELANQLDILKANLKK, translated from the coding sequence ATGGCACTCACAACCAATCCCCATGTCCTGAAGTGGATTGACGAAAGCATCGCCTTAGTAAAACCGGACAAGGTAGTCTGGATCGACGGCTCTGAGGAACAGCTCAACGAGCTGCGCGAGCAGGCTATGGCTACCGGCGAAATGATAAAGCTCAACGAGGAGAAGCTCCCCGGCTGCTTCCTGCACCGCACTGCCATCAATGACGTTGCCCGTGTGGAAGGTCGTACCTTTATTTGCTCCCGCAAAGAAGAAGACGCTGGTCCTACCAACAACTGGATGGATCCCAAGGAAGCTTATGAAAAGGTTGGCAAGCTGTATGACGGCGCTATGAAAGGCCGTACCGCTTACATCATCCCCTATTCCATGGGCCCCATCGGTTCCCCCTTCTCCAAGGCCGGCGTTGAAATTACCGACTCCATCTATGTCGTGCTCAACATGGCCATCATGACCCGTATGGGCAAGGATGTCTTTACCGCCCTGGGCGACAGCAATGACTTCGTCCGCGGCCTGCATGCAAAAGCTGACCTGGATGAAGAGAATCGCTACATCCTCCACTTCCCGGAGGACAACACCATTTGGTCCATCAACTCCGGTTACGGCGGAAACGTTCTTCTGGGCAAGAAGTGCTTCGCTCTGCGTATCGCTTCCTACCAGGGTAAGAACGAGGGCTGGATGGCTGAACATATGCTCATCCTGGGCCTGGAGAATCCTCAGGGCGAAGTCAAATACGTCGCCGCTGCATTCCCGTCGGCCTGCGGTAAGACCAATCTGGCCATGCTGATCCCGCCGGAAGTTTACCGCAACAAGGGCTATAAAGTCTGGTGCGTGGGCGACGACATCGCTTGGCTACGCATCGGTCCTGACGGCCGTCTCTGGGCTGTCAACCCCGAAAACGGCTTCTTCGGCGTTGCCCCCGGCACCAACGAGAAGTCCAATCCCAACGCTCTGGCTTCCACCCGTCAGGGTACCATCTTCACCAACGTTGTCCACAACCTGGACGACAACACCGTTTGGTGGGAAGGTCTGGATAAGAATCCGCCTCGCAACGCTCTCAACTGGAAGGGCGAGAAATGGGACGGCGCTACCGCTACTGAAAAGGGCGCTCATCCCAACAGCCGCTTCACTGCTCCGGCTAAGAACTGCCCCTGCGTCAGCCCTGAATTCGACTCCTCCACTGGTGTGCCGATCTCGGCTATCATCTTTGGCGGCCGTCGTGCTAAGACCGCTCCCCTGGTTTACCAGTCCCGCGACTGGGATAACGGCGTATTCGTAGGTTCCATCATGGCCTCCGAGACCACCGCTGCCGCTACCGGCGCGGTGGGTGTTGTCCGCCGTGACCCGATGGCTATGCTGCCCTTCTGCGGTTACCATATGGGCGACTACTTCCAGCACTGGATTGACATGGGTAAGAAACTGGGCGACAAGGCTCCCAAGATCTTCAACGTCAACTGGTTCCGCACCGACGATGAAGGCAACTTCATCTGGCCGGGATTTGGCGACAACATGCGCGTCCTCGACTGGATCATCAAACGCACTGAGAATCAGGCCGATGCTCAGGAAACTGCCATCGGTTACGTTCCCAAGGCTGAGGACATCAACCTGGATGGTCTTGACTTCTCCATCGATACCCTCAAGGGCATCCTGGAAGTCGACAAGGATCTGTGGACTCAGGAAGCCGAAGGCATCACCGAATTCTACAAAAAGTTCGGCGATCATCTGCCCAAGGAACTGGCCAATCAGCTGGATATCCTCAAAGCCAACCTCAAGAAATAA
- a CDS encoding Arc family DNA-binding protein, which translates to MAIKSLSIRIDDKMLHKLHVVADYEGRSANSEILILIRDAIEKYEEKYGEIKIS; encoded by the coding sequence ATGGCTATTAAAAGTTTATCCATTCGCATTGATGACAAAATGCTCCATAAGCTGCATGTAGTTGCCGACTATGAAGGTCGCAGTGCAAACAGTGAAATCCTTATCCTGATCCGGGATGCAATTGAGAAATACGAAGAAAAGTATGGTGAAATCAAAATCAGCTGA
- a CDS encoding GNAT family N-acetyltransferase, with protein MVMNVTHWTDKTLDRVMEIWLSGNKQAHPFVDPSYWERHWEEVREAVPQSKILAWTEEDDIVAFLGYSGEWIAGLFVDKERRGQGIGHELMEEAKREHSRLRLAVYVENRRAVSFYRREGFSMVEERKDNSTGQLEWEMEWRAK; from the coding sequence ATGGTTATGAACGTCACCCATTGGACGGATAAGACATTGGATCGGGTTATGGAAATTTGGCTGTCGGGCAATAAACAGGCGCATCCTTTTGTGGATCCGTCCTATTGGGAACGCCACTGGGAAGAAGTGAGGGAAGCTGTGCCGCAGTCGAAGATATTGGCCTGGACAGAGGAAGATGACATTGTAGCCTTCTTAGGGTACAGCGGAGAATGGATTGCCGGCCTGTTTGTGGACAAGGAAAGACGGGGCCAGGGCATTGGCCATGAACTGATGGAAGAAGCCAAAAGGGAACACAGCCGCTTGCGTTTGGCGGTCTATGTAGAAAATAGGCGTGCAGTTTCGTTCTACCGGCGGGAAGGATTCTCCATGGTAGAGGAGAGAAAGGACAATTCCACCGGTCAACTGGAATGGGAGATGGAGTGGAGAGCCAAATAA
- the mnmA gene encoding tRNA 2-thiouridine(34) synthase MnmA, whose protein sequence is MMAEKVMVGMSGGVDSSVAAALLLQQGYDVAGMTLKLKPEYGCMAGWSHEAEDARRVADELGIPHYVVDLTRPFAQNVIDYFVEEYLHGRTPNPCVACNRTIKFGAMLEKARELGYNRIATGHYASIEKKDGRYLLKRSPAGKDQSYVLYHLTQNQLAHTVLPLCTYEKEEIRRLAERYRLPVAHKPDSQEICFIPDDDYASFIRDYAGKTTPPGDFVDEKGNVLGQHKGILHYTVGQRKGLGIAFGRPMYVRTIDPEKNQVVLVEGGKEYFTGLMADGVNFIPFDWPQEEMKVEVMVRYQSRLTPARLVPLDDNKVQVLFDAPIRAVTPGQAAVFYRGDLVLGGGRIVKSIPLEEE, encoded by the coding sequence GTGATGGCGGAAAAGGTGATGGTGGGCATGAGCGGAGGAGTGGATAGCTCTGTAGCCGCAGCTCTCCTGCTTCAACAAGGGTACGATGTGGCGGGCATGACGCTCAAGCTGAAACCGGAGTACGGCTGTATGGCCGGCTGGTCCCATGAAGCTGAGGATGCCCGCCGTGTGGCCGATGAATTAGGGATCCCCCACTATGTGGTGGATTTGACAAGACCATTTGCCCAAAACGTCATCGACTATTTTGTGGAGGAATATCTCCATGGCCGTACGCCAAATCCCTGTGTGGCGTGCAACCGGACAATCAAATTCGGAGCCATGCTGGAAAAGGCCCGGGAACTCGGATACAACAGGATTGCCACAGGCCATTACGCTTCGATTGAGAAAAAGGACGGACGTTATCTGTTAAAGAGGTCGCCAGCTGGAAAAGATCAGAGTTATGTGCTCTATCATCTTACCCAAAATCAGCTTGCCCATACAGTGCTTCCTCTTTGCACTTACGAAAAGGAAGAGATCCGTCGTCTGGCTGAAAGGTACCGCCTGCCTGTGGCCCATAAGCCGGATAGTCAGGAAATCTGTTTCATCCCCGATGATGATTATGCCAGCTTTATCCGGGACTACGCGGGGAAAACGACGCCGCCCGGAGATTTTGTGGATGAAAAGGGGAATGTGCTAGGCCAGCACAAGGGGATTTTGCATTATACTGTGGGCCAGCGCAAAGGATTGGGGATAGCGTTTGGCAGGCCCATGTATGTGCGCACCATCGACCCGGAAAAAAACCAGGTAGTGCTGGTGGAAGGGGGGAAAGAGTACTTTACCGGTCTGATGGCCGATGGGGTGAATTTTATTCCCTTCGATTGGCCGCAGGAGGAGATGAAAGTGGAAGTCATGGTGCGGTATCAGTCCCGCCTGACACCGGCACGTCTAGTTCCTCTGGATGACAATAAGGTACAGGTCCTGTTTGACGCCCCTATCCGTGCGGTGACGCCGGGACAGGCTGCCGTCTTTTATCGTGGAGACTTGGTATTGGGCGGAGGCCGCATTGTAAAATCCATTCCCTTAGAGGAGGAGTAA